From a single Brassica napus cultivar Da-Ae chromosome C9, Da-Ae, whole genome shotgun sequence genomic region:
- the LOC106386078 gene encoding protein NRT1/ PTR FAMILY 5.8-like: MAGGGKRRGLSKSCALLIVIAGIERYAFKGVASNLVTYLTDVVKMSNSRAATTVNTWSGFTFMLPLFSAPFADSYGDRFFTILASSSLYFVGLVGLTLTAFAGSRSTTTTISIFFLYTSLSLVALGLGVLNPSLQAFGADQLDHDLGHDHEQDQEPSSENKEVKSDRKSQFFQWWYFGVCAGSLLGVTVMAYIQDTFGWVLGFAIPTGSMLLLIFLFLCGCGVYVYADQGSHLKSRPFQRIFDTIKGVVTRRSKITLENNHDLNAMELELQGKPLCNCSNTEATTTTTNTSTKSLAGDESSKTGFSSLKTIKLLLRLLPIWTMLLMFAVIFQQPATFFTKQGMALKRNIGPNFKIPPATLQSTITLSIILLMPLYDKVLIPMAKKISKNEKGITVMTRMGIGMFISIIAIVIAALVERKRLKISKEMKTSPNTTEPLSIFWLLPQYILLGISDIFTVVGMQEFFYSEVPVRMRTMGFALYTSVFGVGSFVSAALISVIESYTKSRGGKHNWFADDMSEARLDNYYWLLALTSAISFLMYIVICKYFKSSSDEDEDKCDETS, from the exons ATGGCTGGAGGAGGTAAAAGAAGAggacttagcaaatcttgtgcCCTTCTCATAGTGATTGCCGGGATAGAGAGATATGCATTTAAAGGAGTTGCATCAAACTTAGTGACTTATTTAACTGATGTGGTAAAGATGAGCAATTCAAGAGCAGCCACGACTGTTAACACTTGGAGTGGCTTCACCTTCATGTTGCCTCTCTTCTCTGCTCCTTTCGCCGATTCTTACGGGGACAGATTTTTCACCATCctcgcttcttcttctctataCTTTGTT GGACTAGTGGGATTGACATTGACGGCATTTGCCGGGTCACGTTCCACTACTACAACCATATCTATTTTCTTCCTGTACACTTCACTTAGCCTCGTCGCTCTCGGCCTAGGCGTCTTAAACCCATCTCTTCAAGCATTTGGTGCTGACCAGCTTGACCACGACCTTGGCCATGACCATGAACAAGACCAAGAGCCATCCTCAGAGAACAAAGAAGTCAAATCGGACCGCAAGTCTCAGTTTTTCCAATGGTGGTACTTTGGTGTCTGCGCCGGTAGTCTTCTAGGAGTCACCGTCATGGCTTATATCCAAGACACATTTGGTTGGGTTCTCGGTTTTGCAATCCCAACCGGTTCCATGTTACTATTGATCTTCTTGTTCCTATGCGGCTGCGGAGTTTATGTCTATGCTGATCAGGGTTCACACCTAAAATCTAGACCATTTCAAAGGATCTTTGATACGATCAAAGGAGTAGTGACGAGAAGAAGTAAGATCACTCTTGAGAACAACCACGATTTAAATGCCATGGAGCTAGA gCTGCAAGGGAAGCCTCTATGTAACTGTAGCAACACTGAAGCTACTAccactactactaatactagtaCAAAGAGCTTAGCTGGTGATGAAAGCAGCAAAACTGGTTTCTCCAGCCTCAAAACCATCAAGCTATTGCTTCGCTTATTACCCATATGGACGATGCTTCTAATGTTCGCCGTTATATTCCAACAACCAGCGACATTTTTCACAAAGCAAGGTATGGCTTTGAAGAGAAACATCGGCCCAAACTTCAAAATCCCACCCGCAACGCTACAAAGCACAATCACCTTGTCTATAATCCTTCTCATGCCGTTATACGACAAAGTCTTGATCCCTATGGCCAAGAAAATATCGAAAAACGAAAAGGGTATTACCGTCATGACAAGAATGGGAATCGGCATGTTCATATCCATCATTGCCATCGTTATAGCCGCGTTAGTCGAAAGAAAAAGACTAAAGATAAGCAAAGAGATGAAGACTTCACCAAATACTACAGAACCGTTGAGCATATTCTGGCTCTTACCTCAATATATTCTACTAGGAATCTCGGATATTTTCACGGTTGTAGGGATGCAAGAGTTCTTCTACAGCGAGGTTCCTGTTAGAATGAGAACGATGGGGTTTGCGTTGTACACGAGTGTTTTTGGTGTGGGGAGTTTCGTGAGCGCTGCGTTGATATCGGTGATAGAGAGTTACACGAAGTCAAGAGGTGGGAAACATAACTGGTTTGCAGATGATATGTCGGAAGCTAGACTTGATAACTATTATTGGCTTTTGGCGCTCACAAGCGCTATTAGCTTTTTGATGTATATTGTAATTTGCAAGTATTTTAAGAGTAGTAGTGATGAGGATGAGGATAAATGCGATGAAACTAGTTGA